One genomic segment of Acidobacteriota bacterium includes these proteins:
- a CDS encoding WGR domain-containing protein, with protein sequence MAEERTYLELSEEGGSSHKFYEVVVDGAKLTIRYGRIGDAGQVQTKDFPTPEKATAEAQKKINEKKKKGYEPAVQGVRQKRTVTRRSAMLDLPPAPAAQPARSQPARSSTSSRSSAPARPVAPPPPRQTAPVVWKFNTEACAFGIFVDSNYCWVGNEAGKIFALNHEGEVHRKFKLPDGVKCIVSDGDWLYGGCDDGKVYDLSGKSPTLAYEISDDVDIFWLDICDGVLAVSDSAGNVTVINHEDESQWSKKSGGSAGWMVRCDEIGVYHGHGQGVTMYDWEDGKVIWTRLTPGAVLFGWQEEADVYACTSHGHIHKFAKNGEEGPRYRCNGAVYSCATSGDGRYVFGADKAGDIYCFDGEGKLLWQLPTGCGVALSMQYFQERLYIVTHHGFLACIDTSEAAIQAAQTGTVPKAVSLTAPQVEAFVPATVETTTDASQGVTVECYREGSGLRVRVISEGYNRDWHCQFPKDIREAGARYVVDEVREAKQGGFYRVFGTIRKLMQ encoded by the coding sequence ATGGCTGAGGAACGAACCTATCTTGAACTCTCGGAAGAGGGTGGCAGTTCACATAAATTTTATGAAGTTGTCGTTGACGGCGCCAAACTCACGATTCGCTATGGGCGAATTGGCGATGCCGGCCAGGTCCAAACCAAAGATTTCCCAACTCCTGAAAAAGCAACCGCCGAAGCGCAGAAAAAGATTAACGAAAAGAAGAAAAAAGGCTACGAACCCGCCGTCCAGGGTGTGCGGCAAAAACGCACCGTCACCCGGCGTTCGGCGATGCTGGACCTGCCCCCGGCACCAGCCGCGCAGCCGGCGCGCAGTCAACCAGCGCGCTCAAGCACCTCTTCGCGGTCAAGTGCTCCGGCTCGACCAGTGGCCCCGCCTCCACCACGCCAGACGGCCCCGGTGGTGTGGAAATTCAACACCGAAGCCTGTGCCTTCGGCATCTTTGTGGATAGCAACTATTGCTGGGTCGGCAATGAAGCCGGAAAAATCTTTGCGCTCAACCACGAAGGCGAAGTCCATCGCAAATTCAAGCTGCCCGACGGAGTCAAGTGTATTGTCTCTGACGGTGACTGGCTTTATGGCGGGTGTGATGATGGCAAAGTCTATGACCTGAGCGGCAAATCCCCCACGCTGGCCTATGAAATTTCAGATGACGTAGACATTTTCTGGCTTGATATCTGCGACGGCGTGCTGGCGGTTTCCGACTCCGCCGGAAATGTGACGGTCATCAACCACGAAGATGAATCCCAGTGGTCCAAAAAAAGCGGCGGTTCCGCCGGATGGATGGTCCGCTGCGATGAAATCGGCGTCTATCACGGCCATGGCCAGGGCGTCACCATGTATGACTGGGAAGATGGCAAAGTCATCTGGACGCGCCTGACCCCTGGTGCCGTGCTGTTTGGCTGGCAGGAAGAAGCCGACGTTTATGCCTGCACGTCCCATGGTCATATCCACAAATTTGCAAAAAACGGAGAGGAAGGTCCAAGGTACCGCTGTAACGGCGCCGTGTATTCGTGTGCGACTTCGGGCGATGGGCGATATGTTTTTGGCGCCGATAAAGCCGGCGACATCTATTGTTTTGATGGCGAAGGAAAATTGCTGTGGCAATTGCCGACCGGGTGCGGCGTGGCGCTCTCGATGCAGTACTTTCAGGAGCGGCTCTATATCGTGACCCACCACGGCTTCCTGGCCTGTATTGACACCAGCGAAGCCGCCATCCAGGCCGCCCAAACCGGGACCGTGCCCAAAGCGGTTAGCTTGACGGCACCACAGGTCGAAGCCTTTGTCCCGGCGACGGTTGAAACCACCACCGATGCCAGCCAGGGCGTGACGGTCGAATGTTACCGCGAAGGCAGTGGGTTGCGTGTCCGAGTGATTTCTGAAGGCTACAACCGTGACTGGCACTGTCAGTTCCCGAAAGACATCCGCGAAGCCGGCGCCCGCTATGTCGTGGACGAAGTCCGCGAAGCCAAACAGGGCGGCTTCTATCGTGTCTTTGGCACGATCCGCAAACTCATGCAGTAA